The window CTGGCCGCACAGCCGGCTCCGGCGACGGGCCCCGGCGAGCCCACAGCGCGCCTGAATCCGAAGTACCTCTTCGACACCTTCGTCATCGGTGCCTCGAACCGTTTCGCGCACGCGGCCGCGGTCGCCGTCGCGGAGGCCCCGGCCAAGGCGTACAACCCGCTGTTCATCTACGGGGAGTCCGGCCTCGGCAAGACGCACCTGCTGCACGCGATCGGGCACTACGCCCGCAGCCTCTACCCGGGCACGCGGGTGCGGTACGTCAGCTCCGAGGAGTTCACCAACGAGTTCATCAACTCCATCCGCGACGGCAAGGGCGACAGCTTCCGCAAGCGGTACCGCGAGATGGACATCCTGCTCGTGGACGACATCCAGTTCCTGGCGGACAAGGAGTCGACGCAGGAGGAGTTCTTCCACACCTTCAACACGCTCCACAACGCGAACAAGCAGATCGTGCTCTCCAGCGACCGTCCGCCCAAGCAGCTGGTGACGCTGGAGGACCGGCTGCGGAACCGTTTCGAGTGGGGTCTGATCACCGACGTCCAGCCGCCCGAGCTGGAGACGCGTATCGCGATCCTCCGTAAGAAGGCGGTGCAGGAGCAGCTGAACGCCCCGCCGGAGGTGCTGGAGTTCATCGCGTCCCGCATCTCGCGCAACATCCGCGAGCTGGAGGGCGCGCTGATCCGGGTGACGGCGTTCGCGTCGCTCAACCGGCAGCCGGTGGATCTCGGTCTGACCGAGATCGTCCTCAAGGACCTGATCCCCGGCGGCGAGGACTCGTCCCCCGAGATCACCGCGCCGGCCATCATGGCTGCCACCGCCGACTACTTCGGCCTCACGGTGGACGACCTGTGCGGCTCCTCCCGCAGCCGGGTCCTCG of the Streptomyces aurantiacus genome contains:
- the dnaA gene encoding chromosomal replication initiator protein DnaA, with protein sequence LAAQPAPATGPGEPTARLNPKYLFDTFVIGASNRFAHAAAVAVAEAPAKAYNPLFIYGESGLGKTHLLHAIGHYARSLYPGTRVRYVSSEEFTNEFINSIRDGKGDSFRKRYREMDILLVDDIQFLADKESTQEEFFHTFNTLHNANKQIVLSSDRPPKQLVTLEDRLRNRFEWGLITDVQPPELETRIAILRKKAVQEQLNAPPEVLEFIASRISRNIRELEGALIRVTAFASLNRQPVDLGLTEIVLKDLIPGGEDSSPEITAPAIMAATADYFGLTVDDLCGSSRSRVLVTARQIAMYLCRELTDLSLPKIGAQFGGRDHTTVMHADRKIRALMAERRSIYNQVTELTNRIKNG